One stretch of Suricata suricatta isolate VVHF042 chromosome 13, meerkat_22Aug2017_6uvM2_HiC, whole genome shotgun sequence DNA includes these proteins:
- the ABCA2 gene encoding ATP-binding cassette sub-family A member 2, giving the protein MGPKATSKILARSRWPYSARPFQWVLAFEIFIPLVLFFILLGLRQKKPTISVKEVSFYTAAPLTSAGILPVMQSLCPDGQRDEFGFLQYANSTVTQLLERLNRVVEEGNLFDPARPSLGSELEALRQHLDALRSGPDAWESLPDRPAVSSFSLGSVARDPRELWHFLMQNLSLPNSTAQALLAARVDLPEVYHLLFGPSPALDVGSGPSRGQEPWSNPLFRMEEMLLTPALLEGLTCARGSRGLGRILTVSQGQQTALRGYRDALCKGQAAARTQRFSGLAAELRKQLDVAQMAQKLGLDAPNGSASQQQPPPPQQLQALLEDLLDAQKVLQDVDVLSALALLLPQGACARRSPGSPASGPGRMANGTGTGAAVGMGSNSTAEEGAPSAAAPAASDALQGQCSAFVQLWAGLQPILCGNNRTIEPEALRRGNMSSLGFTSKEQRNLGLLVHLMTSNPKILYAPAGSEADRVILKANETFALVGNVTHYAQVWLNISAEIRSFLEQGRLQQHLHWLQQYVADLRLHPEALNLSLEELPPALRQDNFSLPNGSALLQQLDTIDNAACGWIQFMSKVSVDIFKGFPDEESIVNYTLNQAYQDNVTVFASVIFQTRKDGSLPPHVHYKIRQNSSFTEKTNEIRRAYWRPGPNTGGRFYFLYGFVWIQDMMERAIINTFVGHDVVEPGNYVQMFPYPCYTRDDFLFVIEHMMPLCMVISWVYSVAMTIQHIVAEKEHRLKEVMKTMGLNNAVHWVAWFITGFVQLSISVTALTAILKYGQVLMHSHVLIIWLFLAVYAVATIMFCFLVSVLYSKAKLASACGGIIYFLSYVPYMYVAIREEVAHDKITAFEKCIASLMSTTAFGLGSKYFALYEVAGVGIQWHTFSQSPVEGDDFNLLLAVTMLMVDAAVYGVLTWYIEAVHPGMYGLPRPWYFPLQKSYWLGSGRTEAWEWSWPWARAPRLSVMEEDQACAMESRRLEEMRGMEEEPTHLPLVVCVDKLTKVYKNDKKLALNRLSLNLYENQVVSFLGHNGAGKTTTMSILTGLFPPTSGSATIYGHDIRTEMDEIRKNLGMCPQHNVLFDRLTVEEHLWFYSRLKSRAQEEIRKEMDKMIEDLELSNKRHSLVQTLSGGMKRKLSVAIAFVGGSRAIILDEPTAGVDPYARRAIWDLILKYKPGRTILLSTHHMDEADLLGDRIAIISHGKLKCCGSPLFLKGAYGDGYRLTLVKRPAEPGDPQEPGLTASPPGRTQLSSCSEPQVSQFIRKHVASCLLVSDTSTELSYVLPSEAAKKGAFERLFQHLERSLDTLHLSSFGLMDTTLEEVFLKVSEEDQSLENSEADVKESRKDALPVTEVPPGEAHAGDLARSTELAQSQVSLQSVSSVGSARGDEGATYADVYGDYRPLFDNAQDPDNVSLQEAEAEALTRVGQGSRKLEGWWLKVRQFHGLLVKRFHCARRNSKALSSQILLPAFFVCVAMTVALSVPEIGDLPPLVLSPSQYHNYTQPRGNFIPYANEERQEDRRRLSPDASPQQLVSTFRLPSGVGATCVLKSPANGSLGPTLNLSSGESRVLAARFFDSMCLESFTQGLPLSNFVPPPPSPAPSDSPVTPEEDPLQAWNTSLPPTSGPDNWTSAPSLPRLVREPIRCTCSMQGTGFSCPGGVGGRPPQMRVVTGDILTDITGHNVSEYLLFTSDRFRLHRYGAITFGNVQKSIPASFGARAPAMVRKIAVRRAAQVFYNNKGYHSMPTYLNSLNNAILRANLPKSKGNPAAYGITVTNHPMNKTSASLSLDYLLQGTDVVIAIFIIVAMSFVPASFVVFLVAEKSTKAKHLQFVSGCNPVIYWLANYVWDMLNYLVPATCCVMILFVFDLPAYTSPTNFPAVLSLFLLYGWSITPIMYPASFWFEVPSSAYVFLIVINLFIGITATVATFLLQLFEHDKDLKVVNSYLKSCFLIFPNYNLGHGLMEMAYNEYINEYYAKIGQFDKMKSPFEWDIVTRGLVAMTVEGVVGFFLTIMCQYNFLRQPQRMPVSTKPVEDDVDVASERQRVLRGDADNDMVKIENLTKVYKSRKIGRILAVDRLCLGVRPGECFGLLGVNGAGKTSTFKMLTGDESTTGGEAFVNGHSVLKELLQVQQSLGYCPQFDALFDELTAREHLQLYTRLRGIPWKDEARVRGARVFVNFAKKQSDNLEQQETEPPSALRSPLGRLLSLFRARPAPTELRALVADEPEDLDTEDEGLISFEEERAQLAFNTDTLC; this is encoded by the exons ATGGGGCCCAAGGCCACCTCCAAGATCCTAGCCAggagcag GTGGCCTTACTCAGCCCGCCCTTTCCAGTGGGTCTTGGCCTTTGAGATCTTCATCCCTCTGGTCCTCTTCTTCATCCTGCTGGGGCTTCGGCAGAAGAAACCTACTATCTCTGTGAAGGAAG TCT ctttcTACACGGCAGCGCCGCTCACCTCTGCGGGCATCCTGCCCGTCATGCAGTCTCTGTGCCCGGACGGCCAGCGAGATGAGTTTGGCTTCCTGCAGTACGCCAACTCCAC GGTCACTCAGCTTCTGGAGCGCCTCAACCGCGTGGTGGAGGAGGGTAACCTGTTCGACCCGGCGCGGCCCAGCTTGGGCTCGGAGCTCGAGGCCCTGCGCCAGCACCTGGATGCCCTCCGCTCGGGGCCTGATGCCTGGGAGAGCCTTCCGGACAGACCTGCGG tgtcctccttctctctgggCTCGGTGGCCAGGGACCCACGGGAGCTCTGGCATTTCCTGATGCAGAATCTGTCACTGCCTAACAGCACGGCCCAGGCCCTCCTGGCTGCCCGGGTAGACCTGCCCGAG GTCTATCACCTGCTTTTTGGCCCTTCGCCTGCCCTAGATGTGGGGTCAGGACCTTCCAGGGGTCAGGAGCCCTGGAGCAATCCCCTATTCCGGATGGAG GAGATGCTGCTGACTCCTGCCCTCCTGGAGGGACTCACGTGTGCCCGGGGCTCCAGGGGACTGGGCCGCATCCTCACTGTGTCCCAGGGCCAGCAGACGGCGCTGCGGGGCTACCGGGATGCCCTCTGCAAGGGGCAGGCCGCAGCCCGTACCCAGCGCTTTTCTGGGCTGGCCGCCGAGCTCCGCAAGCAGCTGGACGTGGCCCAGATGGCACAGAAG CTGGGCCTGGACGCCCCCAACGGCTCGGCTTCTCAGCAGCAGCCGCCACCCCCACAGCAGCTGCAGGCGCTGCTGGAGGACCTGCTGGACGCCCAGAAAGTTCTGCAGGATGTGGACGTCCTCTCGGCTCTGGCCCTGCTGTTGCCCCAGGGCGCCTGTGCCCGTCGCTCTCCAGGGTCCCCAGCTAGCGGCCCCGGCAGGATGGCCAACGGCACAGGCACGGGGGCGGCGGTGGGCATGGGCTCCAACTCCACAGCGGAGGAGGGAGCCCCGTCCGCCGCAGCTCCCGCCGCCTCCGATGCGCTGCAGGGCCAGTGCTCTGCCTTCGTGCAGCTCTGGGCTGGTCTGCAGCCCATCCTGTGCGGCAACAACCG CACCATCGAGCCCGAGGCCCTCCGGCGGGGCAACATGAGCTCCCTGGGCTTCACCAGCAAGGAGCAGCGGAACCTGGGCCTCCTCGTGCACCTGATGACCAGCAATCCCAAGATCTTGTACGCGCCGGCGGGCTCCGAGGCTGACCGCGTCATCCTCAAG GCCAACGAGACCTTTGCCCTTGTAGGCAACGTGACTCACTATGCCCAAGTGTGGCTCAACATCTCTGCCGAGATCCGCAGCTTCCTGGAGCAGGGCAGGCTGCAGCAGCACCTGCACTGGCTGCAGCAG TATGTGGCGGACTTGCGGCTGCACCCGGAGGCCTTGAACCTGTCGCTGGAGGAGCTCCCGCCTGCCCTGCGCCAGGACAATTTCTCGCTGCCCAACGGCTCGGCGCTCCTGCAGCAGCTGGACACCATTGACAACGCAGCCTGCGGCTGGATCCAGTTCATGTCCAAG gtgagTGTGGACATCTTCAAGGGTTTTCCTGACGAGGAGAGCATCGTCAACTACACCCTGAACCAGGCCTACCAGGACAACGTCACCGTGTTCGCCA GCGTGATCTTCCAGACCCGCAAGGACGGCTCCCTGCCGCCCCATGTGCACTACAAGATCCGCCAGAATTCCAGCTTCACCGAGAAGACCAATGAGATCCGCCGGGCCTACTGGCGGCCGGGGCCCAACACTGGCGGCCGCTTCTACTTCCTGTACGGCTTCGTGTGGATCCAGG ACATGATGGAGCGCGCCATCATCAACACCTTCGTGGGCCACGACGTGGTGGAGCCCGGCAACTACGTGCAGATGTTTCCCTACCCCTGCTACACGCGAGATGA CTTCCTGTTTGTCATCGAGCACATGATGCCGCTCTGCATGGTGATCTCCTGGGTCTACTCGGTGGCCATGACCATCCAGCACATTGTAGCAGAGAAGGAGCACCGgctgaaggag GTGATGAAGACCATGGGCCTGAACAACGCCGTGCACTGGGTGGCCTGGTTCATCACGGGCTTTGTGCAGCTCTCCATCTCTGTGACGGCGCTCACGGCCATCCTCAAGTACGGCCAGGTTCTCATGCACAGCCACGTGCTCATCATCTGGCTCTTCCTGGCCGTCTATGCCGTGGCCACCATCATGTTCTG CTTCCTGGTGTCTGTGCTGTACTCCAAGGCCAAGCTGGCCTCGGCCTGCGGTGGGATCATCTACTTCCTGAGCTACGTGCCCTACATGTACGTGGCGATCCGCGAGGAGGTGGCCCACGATAAGATCACCGCCTTTGAGAAGTGCATCGCG TCCCTCATGTCCACGACAGCCTTCGGCCTGGGCTCCAAGTACTTTGCCCTGTACGAGGTGGCAGGCGTGGGCATCCAGTGGCACACGTTCAGCCAGTCGCCTGTGGAAGGCGATGACTTCAACCTGCTCCTGGCGGTCACCATGTTGATGGTGGATGCAGCCGTCTACGGTGTGCTCACGTGGTACATCGAGGCGGTGCACCCAG GCATGTACGGGCTCCCCCGGCCCTGGTACTTCCCACTGCAGAAGTCCTACTGGCTGGGCAGCGGGCGCACCGAGGCGTGGGAGTGGAGCTGGCCGTGGGCCCGTGCCCCCCGCCTCAGTGTCATGGAGGAGGACCAGGCCTGTGCTATGGAGAGCCGGCGCTTGG AGGAGATGCGGGGCATGGAGGAGGAGCCCACACACCTGCCGCTGGTGGTCTGCGTGGACAAACTCACCAAGGTCTACAAGAACGACAAGAAGCTGGCCCTGAATAGGCTGAGCCTGAACCTCTACGAGAACCAGGTGGTGTCCTTCCTGGGGCACAACGGGGCCGGCAAGACGACGACCAT gTCCATCCTCACGGGCTTGTTCCCGCCGACCTCGGGTTCGGCCACCATCTACGGGCACGACATCCGCACGGAGATGGACGAGATCCGCAAGAACCTGGGCATGTGCCCGCAGCACAACGTGCTCTTCGACCGGCTCACGGTGGAGGAGCACCTCTGGTTCTACTCGAGGCTCAAGAGCAGGGCCCAGGAGGAGATCCGCAAGGAGATGGAcaa GATGATCGAAGACCTGGAGCTGTCCAATAAGCGGCACTCGCTGGTGCAGACGCTGTCCGGCGGCATGAAGCGCAAGCTCTCCGTGGCCATCGCCTTCGTGGGCGGCTCCCGCGCCATCATCCTGGACGAGCCCACAGCCGGCGTGGACCCCTATGCACGCCGGGCCATCTGGGACCTCATCCTGAAGTACAAGCCGG GCCGCACCATCCTGCTGTCCACTCACCACATGGACGAGGCTGACCTGCTGGGGGACCGCATAGCCATCATCTCCCATGGGAAGCTCAAGTGCTGTGGCTCCCCACTCTTCCTCAAGGGCGCCTATGGAGATGGTTACCGCCTCACTCTGGTCAAGCGGCCTGCTGAGCCTGGGGACCCCCAAG AGCCAGGGCTGACGGCCAGCCCCCCCGGCCGCACCCAGCTGAGCAGCTGCTCAGAGCCCCAGGTCTCCCAGTTCATCCGAAAGCACGTGGCCTCCTGCCTGCTGGTCTCCGACACGAGCACAGAGCTCTCCTACGTCCTGCCCAGTGAGGCCGCCAAGAAAGGGGCTTTCGAGCGTCTCttccag CACCTGGAGCGCAGTCTGGACACACTGCACCTGAGCAGCTTCGGGCTGATGGACACGACGCTGGAGGAGGTGTTCCTCAAGGTGTCAGAGGAGGACCAGTCTCTGGAGAACAGCGAGGCAG ATGTGAAGGAGTCCAGGAAGGATGCGCTGCCAGTGACAGAGGTCCCGCCAGGGGAGGCGCACGCTGGCGATCTGGCCCGGAGCACAGAGCTGGCTCAGTCACAGGTGTCGCTGCAGTCCGTGTCCTCGGTAGGCTCTGCCCGTGGGGACGAGGGAGCCACCTACGCAGATGTCTATGGCGACTACCGTCCCCTCTTTGACAACGCACAGGACCCGGACAACGTCAGCCTGCAAG AAGCGGAGGCAGAGGCCCTCACGAGGGTCGGCCAGGGCAGCCGCAAGCTGGAGGGTTGGTGGCTGAAGGTGCGCCAGTTCCACGGACTCCTGGTGAAGCGTTTCCACTGTGCTCGCCGCAACTCCAAGGCACTGTCCTCCCAGATCCTGCTCCCTGCCTTCTTCGTCTGCGTGGCCATGACCGTGGCCCTCTCCGTCCCTGAGATTG GTGACCTGCCCCCGCTGGTGCTGTCCCCCTCCCAGTACCACAACTACACCCAGCCCCGCGGCAACTTCATCCCCTACGCCAATGAGGAGCGCCAGGAGGACCG ACGGCGACTGTCGCCGGACGCCAGCCCCCAGCAGCTCGTGAGCACATTCCGGCTGCCATCGGGCGTGGGCGCTACCTGCGTGCTGAAGTCTCCAGCCAATGGCTCGCTGGGGCCCACGCTGAACCTGAGCAGCGGCGAGTCGCGCGTGCTGGCCGCCCGGTTCTTCGACAGCATGTGCCTGGAGTCCTTCACGCAGGGGCTGCCGCTGTCCAACTTCgtgcctcccccaccctcccctgctccgtcCGACTCCCCTGTGACCCCAGAGGAGGACCCGCTGCAGGCTTGGAACACTTCCCTGCCACCCACCTCCGGGCCAG ACAACTGGACATCCGCACCCTCCCTGCCACGCCTGGTACGGGAGCCGATCCGCTGCACCTGCTCTATGCAGGGCACCGGCTTCTCCTGCCCGGGCGGTGTGGGTGGGCGCCCGCCCCAGATGCGGGTGGTCACAGGAGACATCCTGACCGACATCACCGGCCACAACGTCTCCGAGTACCTGCTCTTCACCTCTGACCGCTTCCGGCTGCACCG GTACGGGGCCATCACCTTCGGCAACGTCCAGAAGTCCATCCCTGCCTCATTTGGTGCCCGGGCCCCTGCCATGGTGCGGAAGATCGCGGTGCGCAGGGCCGCGCAG GTCTTCTACAACAACAAGGGCTACCACAGCATGCCCACCTACCTCAACAGCCTCAACAACGCCATCCTGCGCGCCAACCTGCCTAAGAGCAAGGGCAACCCGGCGGCCTACG GCATCACCGTCACCAACCACCCCATGAACAAGACGAGTGCCAGCCTCTCCCTGGATTACCT GCTGCAGGGCACGGACGTGGTCATCGCCATCTTCATCATTGTGGCCATGTCCTTCGTGCCGGCCAGCTTCGTGGTCTTCCTGGTAGCGGAGAAGTCCACCAAGGCCAAGCACCTGCAGTTCGTCAGTGGCTGCAACCCCGTCATCTACTGGCTGGCCAACTACGTGTGGGACATG CTTAACTACCTGGTCCCGGCCACCTGCTGTGTCATGATCCTGTTCGTGTTCGACTTACCGGCCTACACCTCGCCCACCAACTTCCCtgccgtgctctctctcttcctgctctatGG GTGGTCTATCACCCCCATCATGTACCCGGCCTCCTTCTGGTTCGAGGTGCCCAGCTCTGCCTATGTGTTTCTCATCGTCATCAACCTCTTCATCGGCATCACGGCCACGGTGGCCACGTTCCTGCTGCAGCTCTTTGAGCATGACAAG GACTTGAAGGTTGTCAACAGTTACCTGAAGAGCTGCTTCCTCATCTTCCCCAACTACAACCTGGGCCACGGGCTCATGGAGATGGCATACAACGAGTACATCAACGAGTACTACGCCAAGATCG GCCAGTTTGACAAGATGAAGTCTCCCTTCGAGTGGGACATTGTCACCAGGGGGCTGGTGGCCATGACGGTCGAAGGCGTCGTGGGCTTCTTCCTCACCATCATGTGCCAGTACAACTTCCTGCGACAGCCACA GCGAATGCCGGTGTCTACCAAGCCTGTGGAGGACGACGTGGATGTGGCCAGCGAGCGGCAGCGGGTGCTGCGGGGGGACGCTGACAATGACATGGTCAAGATTGAGAACCTGACCAAG gtGTACAAGTCGCGGAAGATCGGCCGCATCCTGGCTGTGGATCGCCTGTGCCTGGGCGTACGTCCCGGCGAGTGCTTCGGCCTTCTCGGCGTGAACGGTGCGGGCAAGACCAGCACCTTCAAGATGCTGACGGGTGACGAGAGCACGACAGGGGGCGAGGCCTTTGTCAACGGGCACAG CGTGCTCAAGGAGCTGCTCCAGGTGCAGCAGAGCCTGGGGTACTGCCCGCAGTTCGACGCCCTGTTCGACGAGCTCACCGCCCGCGAGCACCTGCAGCTGTACACGCGGCTGCGCGGCATCCCCTGGAAGGACGAGGCCCGGGTGAGGGGCGCCCGG GTGTTTGTGAACTTCGCGAAGAAGCAGAGCGACAACCTGGAGCAGCAGGAGACAGAGCCGCCCTCAGCCCTGCGGTCTCCCCTGGGCCGCCTGCTGAGCCTGTTCCGGGCCCGGCCCGCCCCCACCGAGCTGCGGGCGCTTGTGGCCGATGAGCCGGAGGACCTGGACACAGAGGATGAGGGCCTCATCAGCTTCGAGGAGGAGCGG GCACAGCTCGCCTTCAACACGGACACACTCTGCTGA
- the CLIC3 gene encoding chloride intracellular channel protein 3, whose protein sequence is MAETARLQLFVKASEDGESVGHCPSCQRLFMVLLLKGVPFTLTTVDTRRSPDVLKDFAPGSQLPILLHDGEAKTDTLQIEEFLEETLGPPECPSLAPRYRESATAGNDVFHRFSAFIKNPARVFQLLHVVAGAHFLPRRRTNRSPREGPGVPHTCTWSSHVRKTHDAGSLLQGQRRGELGPPRRLATLGVSPQLSL, encoded by the exons ATGGCGGAGACGGCTAGACTCCAGCTGTTTGTTAAG GCCAGTGAGGACGGGGAGAGCGTGGGACACTGCCCTTCCTGTCAGCGGCTCTTCATGGTACTGCTTCTCAAGGGCGTGCCCTTCACCCTCACCACTGTGGACACCCGCAG GTCCCCGGATGTGCTTAAGGACTtcgctccaggctcccagctgcccatCCTTCTCCACGATGGGGAAGCCAAAACGGATACACTGCAGATCGAGGAGTTTCTGGAGGAGACGCTGGGGCCTCCCGA ATGCCCCAGCCTGGCGCCCCGCTACAGGGAGTCCGCCACCGCGGGGAACGACGTCTTTCATAGGTTTTCCGCGTTCATCAAGAACCCG GCACGAGTGTTCCAGCTGCTTCACGTCGTGGCTGGGGCTCACTTCCTGCCTCGACGCCGCACAAACCGCAGCCCCAGAGAAGGGCCCGGGGTCCCCCACACCTGCACATGGTCCTCCCACGTCCGTAAGACGCACG ACGCCGGCTCGCTGCTGCAAGGGCAGAGGCGTGGGGAGCTCGGGCCGCCCCGTCGCCTGGCGACACTGGGCGTTAGCCCCCAGCTGTCCTTGTAG
- the PAXX gene encoding protein PAXX translates to MVPPPLSLPLCTLPPGPGPPRFVCYCEGEGSEDGGCGGFNLYVTDAAELWSTCFTADSLAAFKARFGLSAAEDITPRFRAACEQQAVTFALQEDRASLTLSGGPAALDLELSKVPAPEAASRLQALTLSLAEQVCTLRRQLAVVQVTAASPKKSPCLAGPQLFLPDPDPQRSGPGLGVRRRCPGESLINPGFKSKKPASGVDFESP, encoded by the exons ATGGTGCCGCCGCCGCTGTCGCTGCCTCTCTGCACGCTGccgccaggccctgggccccCGCGCTTCGTGTGCTATTGCGAGGGGGAGGGAAGCGAGGACGGAGGCTGCGGCGGCTTCAACCTCTA tgtgACGGACGCCGCGGAGCTTTGGAGCACCTGCTTCACGGCGGACAGCCTGGCTGCTTTC AAAGCCCGTTTCGGCCTGAGTGCGGCTGAGGATATCACCCCCCGGTTCAG GGCAGCCTGCGAGCAGCAAGCTGTGACCTTCGCCCTGCAGGAGGACAGAGCATCCCTCACCCTGTCTGGGGGCCCCGCGGCCCTGGACTTGGAGCTCTCCAAGGTGCCGGCCCCGGAGGCAGCCTCCAGGTTGCAGGCCCTGACACTGAGCCTGGCAGAGCAAGTGTGCACCTTGAGGAGGCAGCTGGCAG TGGTGCAGGTGACAGCCGCCAGCCCCAAGAAGAGCCCTTGTCTGGCAGGGCCTCAGCTCTTCCTACCAG ACCCGGACCCTCAGAGAAGTGGCCCTGGACTTGGGGTCAGGAGGCGGTGTCCAGGAGAGTCCCTCATCAACCCTGGCTTCAAGAG tAAGAAACCAGCCAGTGGTGTGGACTTTGAAAGCCCCTGA
- the LCNL1 gene encoding lipocalin-like 1 protein encodes MLQTLPIGSILVLLLRVSLGQAQVPIQANFDASQFQGTWYVVGMVSDDENFLNSKDDMKMPVVLVTPLANGDLDLKFGYSTPDGGCQKMGTTFTKGAVDGQFSNAAMAQTDIRVVSTDYNHFAVVYLETQKGGVRNVWLQLYARAPELFPEGAQKMQQLAPQLGLNPSQGALLPKSDQCAGAFS; translated from the exons ATGCTGCAGACGCTGCCGATCGGCTCCATCCTCGTCCTGCTGCTCAGGGTGTCCCTTGGCCAGGCCCAGGTCCCCATCCAGGCCAACTTCGATGCCAGCCAG TTCCAGGGCACCTGGTACGTGGTCGGGATGGTGTCAGATGATGAGAACTTCCTGAACTCCAAGGACGACATGAAGATGCCCGTGGTCTTGGTGACCCCTTTGGCTAATGGTGACCTGGACCTCAAGTTTGGGTACTCCAC gcccgATGGCGGGTGCCAGAAGATGGGCACGACCTTCACCAAGGGGGCTGTGGATGGGCAGTTCAGCAACGCAG CCATGGCTCAGACTGACATCCGGGTGGTGTCCACCGACTACAATCACTTCGCCGTGGTTTACTTGGAGACGCAGAAGGGGGGCGTCAGGAACGTCTGGCTGCAGCTCTACG CCCGTGCCCCAGAGCTGTTTCCAGAAGGTGCCCAGAAGATGCAGCAACTGGCACCGCAATTGGGCCTGAACCCCAGCCAGGGCGCCCTGCTGCCCAAGTCCG ACCAGTGTGCTGGCGCCTTCTCCTAG